In the Ferribacterium limneticum genome, TCTGCGGATCGATGCGGTTGGCCACCCAGCCGACCAGTTTCAGGCCCCGGTTGGCAATGGCTTCCGCCGTCAGTAGCGCATGGTTGATGCAGCCCAGCCGCATGCCGACGACCAGGATGACCGGCAGGGCAAGTTCGACCGCCAGATCGGCTGTGCCGTAGCCATCACCCAGCGGTACGCAAAATCCCCCGACGCCTTCGACAATGACCAGATCGGCTTGCTGTCGTGCCTGCTCGCAGGCCGCCTTGATCGGTTCGAATTCAATGCAGACATGCGCTTCTGCCGCCGCGATATGCGGGGCTATGGCCGGCTTGAAGCAATAAGGATTGATGATTTCACGCGGCAGTTCGATATTGCTGGCGGCGCGGATGGCTTCGACGTCATCGTTCAACCCCGCCGCATCGGTGCCGGCGGCAATCGGCTTCAGGCCGGCCGCCTTCAGGCCATCCAGCCCGGCTCGCTGGAGCAGGGCGCAGGTGATGAAGGTCTTGCCGATTTCGGTATCGGTGCCGGTTAGGAAGTAGGCTGGACTCATTTGCGGGCGTAGAGGTAAATCACATCGTAGGTTAGCGGCAGGCCGGCCGGAGTGCGGAGCTGTTCGCAGGCCGCCTCGGCTTGCTGGAAGCTGGAACGACTCATCAGGCTGGTGCGCCGGCCGTCGCCAAGCTGATTGGCCCCAATTGCCTTGACGGCACGGAGCAGCGTCTTGAAGTCGGCGTAGTGGGCGATTTCGGTGCTGCGTCTGATGTCGATGGCGGACAGCTCGGCGGCACTGGCCAGGCGCCGGATTTCGTCCGGGCTATGAAAGCTCAGGGTATGGCGGTGAGCGTCGACGTCGGCAAAGGCATGGCGCAATTCGTGGAAGGTGGCCGGGCCGAGGCTGGCCAGCGCAACAGCGCCATCAGGCCGCAAAGTGCGTCGCGCTTCATGCAGCGCAATCGCCAGATCGCACCATTGCACGGCGAGGCTGGACCAGTAGAGATCCAGGCTGTCGTCTGCCAGGGGCAGATGCTCCAGATCGCCGGCAACGCGACAGCAAGGGCTGGCCACGTGTTGCAGCATGCCCGGCGAGAGATCGAGGGCGACGGCATGGGCGTCCGGGAAGCGGGCCTGCAGGTCGGCCTGCGCATAGCCGGTGCCGCAGCCGGCATCGAGCAGACGGGCCGGGGTGATGTTCGGCAGGCCTTCAGCCAGTCGGGTGCAGATGCGGCGCTGGATGGCAGCGGCGTTATCGTAGGTCGGGGCGGCGCGTTCGAACGATTGCCGGATGCGCGCCTTGGAAGGTCGGGTTCCCGCCTTTGGTTTTATGGCACTAGTCATTCAG is a window encoding:
- the bioD gene encoding dethiobiotin synthase → MSPAYFLTGTDTEIGKTFITCALLQRAGLDGLKAAGLKPIAAGTDAAGLNDDVEAIRAASNIELPREIINPYCFKPAIAPHIAAAEAHVCIEFEPIKAACEQARQQADLVIVEGVGGFCVPLGDGYGTADLAVELALPVILVVGMRLGCINHALLTAEAIANRGLKLVGWVANRIDPQMSRFDENLATLKTLIAAPLLGVVPHGPQGGAIGAAGFLQLPGA
- the bioC gene encoding malonyl-ACP O-methyltransferase BioC — its product is MTSAIKPKAGTRPSKARIRQSFERAAPTYDNAAAIQRRICTRLAEGLPNITPARLLDAGCGTGYAQADLQARFPDAHAVALDLSPGMLQHVASPCCRVAGDLEHLPLADDSLDLYWSSLAVQWCDLAIALHEARRTLRPDGAVALASLGPATFHELRHAFADVDAHRHTLSFHSPDEIRRLASAAELSAIDIRRSTEIAHYADFKTLLRAVKAIGANQLGDGRRTSLMSRSSFQQAEAACEQLRTPAGLPLTYDVIYLYARK